A region from the Melospiza georgiana isolate bMelGeo1 chromosome 10, bMelGeo1.pri, whole genome shotgun sequence genome encodes:
- the MOGAT1 gene encoding 2-acylglycerol O-acyltransferase 1 isoform X2, whose product MGNFWFLAVLYLLWLYLDWGTPCAGGRRSHWVRGWTVWKYFREYFPIHLIKTSELNPNHNYLLGFHPHGVLVAGAFGNFCTDPPFKNLFPGLTPYLHIMPIWFGCPFFREYIMSAGMVSASKESVSHVLSNKGGGHASVIVIGGAEESLNAHPGSLTLNILKRKGFIKMALKHGAHLVPVFSFGENELFKQVANPKGSWLRNVQEKLQKIMGFALPLFHARGVFQYSFGLIPYRQPIHTVVGSPIPVKQNLNPTTEEIDQLHALYLQKLKKLFEEHKGNYGIPAHKSLIFE is encoded by the exons ATGGGCAACTTCTGGTTCCTTGCTGTCCTGTACCTGCTGTGGCTGTACCTTGACTGGGGAACACCATGTGCCGGGGGCAGGCGGTCCCACTGGGTCAGGGGCTGGACTGTCTGGAAGTACTTCAGGGAATACTTTCCCATTCAT CTTATAAAAACTTCAGAACTGAACCCAAATCACAACTACTTACTTGGCTTTCACCCTCATGGGGTCCTGGTTGCTGGAGCCTTCGGAAACTTTTGCACTGATcctcctttcaaaaatttatttcctggCCTTACTCCATATCTCCATATCATGCCCATCTGGTTTGGCTGTCCCTTCTTCAGAGAATATATAATGAGTGCTG GAATGGTTTCTGCAAGCAAGGAAAGTGTCTCCCATGTGCTGAGCAATAAAGGAGGTGGCCATGCATCTGTCATTGTCAttggaggagcagaggaatCTCTGAATGCACATCCTGGAAGTCTCACCTTGAACATCCTCAAGAGGAAGGGCTTTATTAAAATGGCCCTGAAACATGG GGCTCATCTGGTCCCAGTGTTTTCCTTTGGTGAAAATGAACTTTTCAAGCAGGTTGCAAACCCCAAAGGTTCATGGCTCAGGAATGTACAGGAGAAGTTGCAAAAGATAATGGGCTTTGCTTTACCACTGTTTCATGCTAGAGGAGTATTCCAATACAGTTTTGGCTTAATACCTTACAGGCAACCTATTCACACTGTTG TGGGAAGCCCCATCCCTGTAAAACAGAACTTGAACCCCACCACTGAAGAGATTGATCAGCTCCATGCATTGTATCTACAGAaactaaagaaattatttgaagaGCACAAAGGCAATTATGGCATCCCTGCACATAAATCTCTCATCTTCGAGTAG
- the MOGAT1 gene encoding 2-acylglycerol O-acyltransferase 1 isoform X1 has product MKVEFAPINIPLKRRIQTVAVLQWIFSFLLLAEFCCGFFVILIMGNFWFLAVLYLLWLYLDWGTPCAGGRRSHWVRGWTVWKYFREYFPIHLIKTSELNPNHNYLLGFHPHGVLVAGAFGNFCTDPPFKNLFPGLTPYLHIMPIWFGCPFFREYIMSAGMVSASKESVSHVLSNKGGGHASVIVIGGAEESLNAHPGSLTLNILKRKGFIKMALKHGAHLVPVFSFGENELFKQVANPKGSWLRNVQEKLQKIMGFALPLFHARGVFQYSFGLIPYRQPIHTVVGSPIPVKQNLNPTTEEIDQLHALYLQKLKKLFEEHKGNYGIPAHKSLIFE; this is encoded by the exons CAGAGTTTTGCTGTGGATTCTTTGTGATCCTGATCATGGGCAACTTCTGGTTCCTTGCTGTCCTGTACCTGCTGTGGCTGTACCTTGACTGGGGAACACCATGTGCCGGGGGCAGGCGGTCCCACTGGGTCAGGGGCTGGACTGTCTGGAAGTACTTCAGGGAATACTTTCCCATTCAT CTTATAAAAACTTCAGAACTGAACCCAAATCACAACTACTTACTTGGCTTTCACCCTCATGGGGTCCTGGTTGCTGGAGCCTTCGGAAACTTTTGCACTGATcctcctttcaaaaatttatttcctggCCTTACTCCATATCTCCATATCATGCCCATCTGGTTTGGCTGTCCCTTCTTCAGAGAATATATAATGAGTGCTG GAATGGTTTCTGCAAGCAAGGAAAGTGTCTCCCATGTGCTGAGCAATAAAGGAGGTGGCCATGCATCTGTCATTGTCAttggaggagcagaggaatCTCTGAATGCACATCCTGGAAGTCTCACCTTGAACATCCTCAAGAGGAAGGGCTTTATTAAAATGGCCCTGAAACATGG GGCTCATCTGGTCCCAGTGTTTTCCTTTGGTGAAAATGAACTTTTCAAGCAGGTTGCAAACCCCAAAGGTTCATGGCTCAGGAATGTACAGGAGAAGTTGCAAAAGATAATGGGCTTTGCTTTACCACTGTTTCATGCTAGAGGAGTATTCCAATACAGTTTTGGCTTAATACCTTACAGGCAACCTATTCACACTGTTG TGGGAAGCCCCATCCCTGTAAAACAGAACTTGAACCCCACCACTGAAGAGATTGATCAGCTCCATGCATTGTATCTACAGAaactaaagaaattatttgaagaGCACAAAGGCAATTATGGCATCCCTGCACATAAATCTCTCATCTTCGAGTAG